CAAAGCATCGTCAAGGCTGGGAAGTTCGAGCAGCCGGGCCAGAGCGTGAAGGTCGCGGCGAATCAGGCCTGGTTTGAATATATCCCCGCACGTATCGATCGTCCCGGCGGCTCGCTCGAGCGCTTCGATCCACCGGCCGTAAAGAACGTTCCGATCGACAAGTTCGATAGCGATGGGCTGGGAATGGAACCGAACAACCTGACGGCGATTAACAGCCTCAAGGGTTACCGGGCGCTGCGGTACGGCCGCCACCTGGACCTGATCATTACCGACCAGCATAGCTATCGGAGCGCGGATCCCTTCAGCGATCCGTCTCTTGGAAAACTCGGCGGCGACGAGTTCATCGGAATGGCTTCTGAATCTCTGATGCAAATTCTCGACGGCGGCCGCGCCTTCAACGGCGGCAATCCTCCTCCGGAAGTTCGGTTCAACGATGCGCATGTCCCCAACCCGCAACGGAGCGCGCCGCCGCAAACGATTCTTGGTGCGGCGCAGAAGGCTTGGTTCAAGGACAAGCTCAAGAGCTCAAAAGCTGCGTGGAAAATCTGGGCAAACTCCATGGGTGCGCTCGATGAGCGCGCCGACCCGCAGAACCTGCCGCTCGGTCTCACCAAGGAGGCGTGGCCGAAAGAGGGCGGCTACGCGAACATGGGCGGGGGTGATTTCGGTACCGCTTACCTGGAGCGCGCTGAAATCTACAATCTCGTGCGCGACGCGAAGATCACAGGCTTCGCCATCGTCTCGGGCGATCGCCACAGCTTCTGGGCCGGATATGCGACCGCGGAACTTCCGCCCGGCAAGTTCGAGCCGGTCGGCTTGAGCTTCATTGGCGCGTCACTCACCAGTCCCGGTCCTATGGAAGCTAATGAGCATAATCTTAAGAAGGATGCTCCGCTGCGCGCGCTGTTTCTTGCGGACAAGGAGGCGGGGGCCCAGCCGGAATGGACCTTCAACATGCTGCTGAGGCACGGTGTCCGTTCCTGCCTCGAATATGCAAAGAGCTTCGACCTGAAGCGTGCGCGGTCGCTTTCCAATCCTGACCTCGCTCCGCACCTCGAGTTCGTCGACCTGGGAGGACACGGTTATGCGAAGGTCCAACTGTCGGCCGATGTGATGCGCACCGAGTTTGTCTGCGTCCCGCGCCCCATTACCCGCAGCGAAAAACCAGACGGCGGGCCGCTCCGGTATCGCACCTTGCACACCGCCGCCCTCTGGAAGAGCGGCGAGCGCCCGCAGCTGAAGACATCCGTTCTCGAAGGCGACGCTGGACTATCGATTTGACCGCGCCGCGTTAAAGGGAATCAGCGACGTGAGCCGAAGGCTTTTACGTGGCTTGTGCCGGCGGTCATTACGGCCAGACGGTCGACTCCGAATCCGTGACCTTTGTTGGAGCACGAGACGCCGGCCCCATGTCGAGATTCACACACTGACCCTGTTTTTGTTCCTGGTAGGAATAGAGTGCCCTCGTGTTTTCCGCGTGGAAGACGAAATAATCCATCGAACATAATTGATCCGGACGGCTGGGTTTGGCTCGCCACAATCTTTCCTTCGCACGCATCAACAACGATGCCTTGCTTCTTCTACGTGGGATCGCTATTCCACAAGGATATTCCCCATGGAATTTGATGCCTTCCTCTGCTACAGCCATACGGATTCCCATCTTGCCGGCCTCATAGCGGTCAGACTAAAGAAACTAATCGGCAGCGCTCGTGGTCAGCATCGTGGACGCATTTTCCACGATGTCTCAGATCTTTCGGCTGCGGCGAACTTACGCCCGACCATTCTGAAAGCCCTCGATGACTCCCGATTCCTGATTCTTCTGGCTTCTCCGAGCGCAGCGCGGTCTCAGTGGGTCAATGTCGAAGTGGAGTATTGGTTGAAGCGCAATTCTCCCGAAACTATTTTGGTTGTTCTTACAGACGGACAAATAGTAGGCGACCGATCCGGAGTAACGCACGGCCAGCCGGCCACTACAGCCCTCCCACCATCGCTAATCGGAGCGTTCGCTGTTAACGCGGTGTACATTGACCTGCGGTGGGCGAAGAACGCCACTGCCGATATTACCGATCGTTTCGAGTTTGCTCAGGCCGTGGCTCGATTAGCAGCCGCTGTGACCGGGCGTTCGGTTGACGATATCGTTCAGCGGAGCGCCCGACGGGTCCGCCAACGTAGGCAACTGCTAATTATGTCAGCCGGGGTGCTGGGGCTTTTCGCGGCCGCTTTTTTTTGGCTAAGCATCCAACGGACACGTGATGCACTGGTTTTGCGTGAGAGCGCACTTCGAGCGCGCGCGGTCGCCGAGCAACTAAATCAGGAACTGACTGCTCTGCAGGCGCGCCAAACGACTCTGGAGAGCGAACTGTTATTTCGGCAACCGTTCAGCTGGCTGTCTCCTGGCAACGAAGGCCAAGGACTTTCCTTGTCGCCGCTGTTGAACAACGAGCAGCTGCGCATTCCAGATCTTTTGGCTGCTATCGGGCCCTCACAGGTCGACAATTTTGTATTCCAGCGCCTAGCGAGAGAGCGACTCCAGGAAATCGAGACTCTGAACCGCCTACTCCAAGAACAAAAAGACCGACTCCAGAGTCAGAAGACGCTAATCGATTCCCTGCTTAAACCTGAGGTGCCGAAGCAAGGAATGGTGGTTGAATTTATCAAGACCAATGCGGCGCTTCTCTCCGCTGGCTGCGCGATCACTCTCGCGTTGCTGGCGCTGTCTACGCGTTACGTCGATATCCTGCTAGGATTTGATCTCCCGATTGTGCGGAACATCGCGGCTTTATTCTACCTGACTCGCATTGGGCGGTACCGACTCTTTTCTCGATACGAAAAGAACCTGTTGAAAGACGAACAAATGGCGGCGGCTTCCAGTCGCTATGTCGATTTGCCGTTCGAGACAAAGGGCGTAGAATGCGAAGATAAGGCTTCCCTTGCACGGGCGCTGACTGCAGTTCTGACTTTGGAAAATGCTTCCGTGATAGCTGAAGGGGGTAAAGGAAAAACGACCCTAGCGTATAAGATAGCGTTGGCAGTACTGCGCGGAGAATTGCAGCCTGAGGGAAAGCCGACGACGCCCATCGTGGTCGATGGGTTGGAGTACGATGGAGATCTTCTCGGTTCCATTACGACCAGTCTCCAGCAGCGCAAGGTCACCATTAACCGGGAAGTCGTGAAATCACTCCTGAAGGCTGGTCACCTCTTTGTCACGTTCGATGGTTGGTCGGAAGTGCGAGAGTTTTATGTAGCGACTCAGTCGCAGACGGAGGTGGCTAACCTAATCAGGCAAAATGCGGCGAGTCGCTTTTTATTTACTTCCCGAAATGAGCTCCCGGCTTCGCTGCAGGAGGCTCTCGGAAGAACTCGATTCTATTTGAAGGATGTGAATGCTGAGTCACTCGAAACATTCCTGAAGCAGTACCTGCCTGCGGGCACCGATGCCGCCAAACTATTGGAGGATCGCCTCCAAGATACTTCGATGGAAGTTCCCTGGACGCCGCTGATGTTACGCATGGTCGCTCGCATTTACGGGCAACATTCCAAGATCCCCACAGAACGGATCGAGCTATTTGAAGAATATTTTCATGAGTTGCTAGATGATCGCGTAGTCGGAAACGCGGACATCAGCGGTTTCACTTACTTGGTAGAACATTTGGTTCGAAGCACATTCCTTGCATCACACGGTGTTCGGGGTTTCGAGATCGAAAAAGGCGTTTCCTTGTTGGAAAACATCAAAGCCAAATTGGAAAGCTATAATATTCGGCAACTTCCGATCGACCTAATACGCAAACTGGGCGGTGCGGGACTGTATCAGCGAAAAGGAAGTCGCATCCGTTTTTTTCACGACTCGTTTGAGAGTTTTTTTGCCGCCCGCTGCTTGTACCAGGATGTAAAGTCAGGATTAACTGAGACTTTGGCGCACTGCGCCAACGAACCACGCCTCGCCGAGCCATGGCAACTCCTGCACGAAATCGCGACTCGCGAGCGAGATCAAAGCCTGCTGGAGCTGATGGCCCAATTGAGCCAAGCCAAAGCTATAAGATCTGAGGCTTTCGCTTAAGAAAGGATCACGGGGGATCAGGGCTTACTTTCGTCACAAACTGTCACTACTTAGCTCTGATCCCTTTTCGCTTTTCTGTAAGTTCGAGCCCGTCGGCCTGAGTTTCGTCGGTGCGTCTCTCACCAGCCCCGGCCCCATGGAAGCTAATGAGCACAATCTTAAGAAAGACAATCCGCTCCGATCGCTCTTTCTCGCGGACAAGGCGGGAGCGG
This Chthoniobacterales bacterium DNA region includes the following protein-coding sequences:
- a CDS encoding alkaline phosphatase D family protein; its protein translation is MKISRRSFLKAAAAMGASLAWVGPARGSRVRWQDRRDLYPQGVASGDPDPHSVILWTRRPFDQGTRQLLTVEVAEDEAFRRVIAHARAPVSSAADWTARVLIGGLKPARTYWYRFTDTDGNGSRVGRTITAPLPSDPRTVNFAFVSCQDINEGKLNAYRRMIYEDERAPDAEQLDFVLHLGDFIYEVVEYPDEVKTRYDRTIYEVTRIPDGHKVGNFHIPLTVDGYRAIYKGYLADPDLQDARARWPFVAIWDNHEFSWQGWQSIVKAGKFEQPGQSVKVAANQAWFEYIPARIDRPGGSLERFDPPAVKNVPIDKFDSDGLGMEPNNLTAINSLKGYRALRYGRHLDLIITDQHSYRSADPFSDPSLGKLGGDEFIGMASESLMQILDGGRAFNGGNPPPEVRFNDAHVPNPQRSAPPQTILGAAQKAWFKDKLKSSKAAWKIWANSMGALDERADPQNLPLGLTKEAWPKEGGYANMGGGDFGTAYLERAEIYNLVRDAKITGFAIVSGDRHSFWAGYATAELPPGKFEPVGLSFIGASLTSPGPMEANEHNLKKDAPLRALFLADKEAGAQPEWTFNMLLRHGVRSCLEYAKSFDLKRARSLSNPDLAPHLEFVDLGGHGYAKVQLSADVMRTEFVCVPRPITRSEKPDGGPLRYRTLHTAALWKSGERPQLKTSVLEGDAGLSI
- a CDS encoding TIR domain-containing protein — protein: MEFDAFLCYSHTDSHLAGLIAVRLKKLIGSARGQHRGRIFHDVSDLSAAANLRPTILKALDDSRFLILLASPSAARSQWVNVEVEYWLKRNSPETILVVLTDGQIVGDRSGVTHGQPATTALPPSLIGAFAVNAVYIDLRWAKNATADITDRFEFAQAVARLAAAVTGRSVDDIVQRSARRVRQRRQLLIMSAGVLGLFAAAFFWLSIQRTRDALVLRESALRARAVAEQLNQELTALQARQTTLESELLFRQPFSWLSPGNEGQGLSLSPLLNNEQLRIPDLLAAIGPSQVDNFVFQRLARERLQEIETLNRLLQEQKDRLQSQKTLIDSLLKPEVPKQGMVVEFIKTNAALLSAGCAITLALLALSTRYVDILLGFDLPIVRNIAALFYLTRIGRYRLFSRYEKNLLKDEQMAAASSRYVDLPFETKGVECEDKASLARALTAVLTLENASVIAEGGKGKTTLAYKIALAVLRGELQPEGKPTTPIVVDGLEYDGDLLGSITTSLQQRKVTINREVVKSLLKAGHLFVTFDGWSEVREFYVATQSQTEVANLIRQNAASRFLFTSRNELPASLQEALGRTRFYLKDVNAESLETFLKQYLPAGTDAAKLLEDRLQDTSMEVPWTPLMLRMVARIYGQHSKIPTERIELFEEYFHELLDDRVVGNADISGFTYLVEHLVRSTFLASHGVRGFEIEKGVSLLENIKAKLESYNIRQLPIDLIRKLGGAGLYQRKGSRIRFFHDSFESFFAARCLYQDVKSGLTETLAHCANEPRLAEPWQLLHEIATRERDQSLLELMAQLSQAKAIRSEAFA